In one Gadus morhua chromosome 15, gadMor3.0, whole genome shotgun sequence genomic region, the following are encoded:
- the plek gene encoding pleckstrin isoform X2, translating to MEPQQVKEGYLVKRGTVLCSWKAVWVVLSDDAVEFYKRKTDSSPKAMIPLKGSTLTSPCQDFGKRTMVFKIRTEKKQDHFFQASHSEEREAWVKDIRRAISCLEAGKRFARKSTRRSIRLPETVNLNELYMLIRDQDNGVKELKLEIENKTYNHCFTGVTVVDWLISKEKARNRAESVMLATGLMNEGYLQPAGDLSKTGASGGTESVFLDESDAIYFFADSGFFCEGYSSDEDDIVKEEFRGNIIKQGCLLKQGHRRKNWKVRKFTLRDDPAYIHYHDPAKGDEEPLGAIHLRGSVVTAVEFVPDAKRYDVEGNLFEIITSDETRYFLQAASADEKKEWIQAIQAVSKTGK from the exons ggcACGGTGCTGTGCTCCTGGAAGGCTGTGTGGGTGGTACTGTCTGACGATGCGGTAGAATTCTACAAGAGGAAGACAGACAGCTCGCCCAAGGCTATGATCCCCCTGAAGGGATCTACACTCACCAGCCCCTGCCAGGACTTCGGGAAGAGAACT ATGGTGTTCAAGATCAGAACAGAGAAGAAGCAGGACCACTTCTTCCAGGCTTCCCACAGCGAGGAGCGCGAGGCCTGGGTAAAGGACATCAGGAGGGCCATCAGCTGCCTGGAGGCTGGGAAGAGGTTTGCCCGCAAGTCCACCCGACGCTCCATCCGTCTTCCCGAAACGGTCAACTTGAA TGAGCTGTACATGTTAATAAGGGACCAGGACAACGGAGTGAAGGAGTTGAAGCTGGAGATTGAGAACAAAACCTACAACCACTGCTTCACCG GTGTGACGGTGGTGGATTGGTTGATCTCAAAGGAGAAAGCGAGGAACCGAGCCGAGAGCGTGATGCTGGCGACGGGGCTGATGAACGAGGGATACCTCCAGCCCGCCGGAGACCTGTCCAAGACCGGGGCGTCCGGAGGCACCGAGTCTGTCTTCCTGGACGAATCTGATGCCATTTACTTCTTT GCAGACAGCGGCTTCTTCTGTGAAGGATACTCCAGTGATGAAGATGATATTGTGAAGGAGGAATTCAGAGGAAACATAATAAAACAGGGATGCCTGCTCAAACAG GGACATCGACGGAAAAACTGGAAGGTGAGAAAGTTCACGCTGAGAGATGACCCTGCCTACATCCACTACCACGACCCTGCCAAG GGGGACGAGGAGCCCCTCGGGGCAATTCACCTCCGCGGCAGTGTTGTGACGGCTGTGGAGTTTGTGCCTgacg CCAAGCGCTACGACGTGGAAGGAAACCTCTTCGAGATCATCACCTCGGACGAGACGCGCTACTTTCTGCAGGCTGCGAGTGCGGATGAGAAGAAAGAGTGGATCCAAGCCATCCAGGCTGTGTCAAAGACTGGAAAATAA
- the plek gene encoding pleckstrin isoform X1 yields MEPQQVKEGYLVKRGTVLCSWKAVWVVLSDDAVEFYKRKTDSSPKAMIPLKGSTLTSPCQDFGKRTMVFKIRTEKKQDHFFQASHSEEREAWVKDIRRAISCLEAGKRFARKSTRRSIRLPETVNLNELYMLIRDQDNGVKELKLEIENKTYNHCFTGVTVVDWLISKEKARNRAESVMLATGLMNEGYLQPAGDLSKTGASGGTESVFLDESDAIYFFADSGFFCEGYSSDEDDIVKEEFRGNIIKQGCLLKQGHRRKNWKVRKFTLRDDPAYIHYHDPAKGDEEPLGAIHLRGSVVTAVEFVPDVLFTAKRYDVEGNLFEIITSDETRYFLQAASADEKKEWIQAIQAVSKTGK; encoded by the exons ggcACGGTGCTGTGCTCCTGGAAGGCTGTGTGGGTGGTACTGTCTGACGATGCGGTAGAATTCTACAAGAGGAAGACAGACAGCTCGCCCAAGGCTATGATCCCCCTGAAGGGATCTACACTCACCAGCCCCTGCCAGGACTTCGGGAAGAGAACT ATGGTGTTCAAGATCAGAACAGAGAAGAAGCAGGACCACTTCTTCCAGGCTTCCCACAGCGAGGAGCGCGAGGCCTGGGTAAAGGACATCAGGAGGGCCATCAGCTGCCTGGAGGCTGGGAAGAGGTTTGCCCGCAAGTCCACCCGACGCTCCATCCGTCTTCCCGAAACGGTCAACTTGAA TGAGCTGTACATGTTAATAAGGGACCAGGACAACGGAGTGAAGGAGTTGAAGCTGGAGATTGAGAACAAAACCTACAACCACTGCTTCACCG GTGTGACGGTGGTGGATTGGTTGATCTCAAAGGAGAAAGCGAGGAACCGAGCCGAGAGCGTGATGCTGGCGACGGGGCTGATGAACGAGGGATACCTCCAGCCCGCCGGAGACCTGTCCAAGACCGGGGCGTCCGGAGGCACCGAGTCTGTCTTCCTGGACGAATCTGATGCCATTTACTTCTTT GCAGACAGCGGCTTCTTCTGTGAAGGATACTCCAGTGATGAAGATGATATTGTGAAGGAGGAATTCAGAGGAAACATAATAAAACAGGGATGCCTGCTCAAACAG GGACATCGACGGAAAAACTGGAAGGTGAGAAAGTTCACGCTGAGAGATGACCCTGCCTACATCCACTACCACGACCCTGCCAAG GGGGACGAGGAGCCCCTCGGGGCAATTCACCTCCGCGGCAGTGTTGTGACGGCTGTGGAGTTTGTGCCTgacg TTCTGTTTACAGCCAAGCGCTACGACGTGGAAGGAAACCTCTTCGAGATCATCACCTCGGACGAGACGCGCTACTTTCTGCAGGCTGCGAGTGCGGATGAGAAGAAAGAGTGGATCCAAGCCATCCAGGCTGTGTCAAAGACTGGAAAATAA